Proteins co-encoded in one Marmota flaviventris isolate mMarFla1 chromosome 9, mMarFla1.hap1, whole genome shotgun sequence genomic window:
- the Mfrp gene encoding membrane frizzled-related protein yields MKEYSDVILCMEATELSKTEFCNPAFEPEAGLPGPSPALRQDASHNIQAPWHGRRPRGLQPDCHFSWLCVLLLASLLLLLLGLLVAIILSQLTAAPPPGATKSPLPAQGLTTTTTPTTSTSTTSPATTGQQGADTSPTHQATCGGLLPGPRGFFSSPNYPDPYPPNAHCVWHIQVATDHTIQLKIETLSVEGVAACLFDRLEISPEPEGPLLRVCGKVPPPTLNTNASRLQVAFVSDSSVEGSGFQAWYQAVAPGHGSCAHEEFHCDQLVCLLPDSVCDGFANCADGSDETNCSAKLLGCGGNLTGLQGTFSTPSDLQQHPHQQLCTWHISVPVGHGIELQFWNFSLEAQDECKFDYVEVYETSSSGALSLLGRFCGAETPPHLVSSHHELAVLFRTDHSISSGGFSATFKAFNATENPCGPRKFLCQNGGCRDLQWMCDLWRDCIDGNNDKNCSSPLLPPPELACEPIQVEMCIGLSYNTTAFPNIWVGMATQEEVVDVLRGYKSLTSLPCYQNFRRLLCGLLVPRCTLLGSVLPPCRSVCQEAERQCQSGLALLGTPWPFNCNRLPEAAGLEACAQP; encoded by the exons ATGAAGGAATACTCGGATGTCATCCTCTGCATGGAGGCGACAGAACTGAGCAAG ACCGAGTTCTGCAATCCTGCCTTCGAGCCCGAAGCTGGGCTACCCGGCCCTTCACCAGCCCTCCGGCAGGACGCCAGCCACAACATCCAAGCTCCCTGGCATG GCCGGCGTCCCAGAGGGCTGCAGCCAGACTGCCACTTCTCCTGGCTCTGCGTCCTCCTGCTCGCCAGTCTGCTGCTCCTGCTACTTGGGCTGCTCGTGGCCATCATCCTGTCCC AGTTGACGGCTGCACCCCCACCTGGGGCCACCAAGAGCCCACTGCCTGCCCAAGGCCTCACCACTACTACTACCCcaaccaccagcaccagcaccacctCCCCAGCTACCACAGGGCAGCAGGGGGCAGACACGAGCCCCACACACCAGGCCA CCTGTGGGGGCCTCCTTCCTGGTCCAAGGGGCTTCTTCAGCAGCCCCAACTACCCAGATCCTTACCCACCCAATGCCCACTGCGTGTGGCACATCCAGGTGGCCACTGACCATACGATACAGCTCAAGATTGAAACCCTCAGCGTGGAGGGCGTGGCCGCCTGTCTTTTCGATCGCTTGGAAATCTCTCCTGAGCCTGAAGGGCCCCTCCTCAG GGTGTGTGGGAAGGTGCCTCCCCCGACACTGAACACCAACGCCAGCCGCCTCCAGGTGGCCTTCGTTTCTGACAGCAGTGTGGAAGGATCTGGTTTCCAGGCCTGGTACCAAGCTGTGGCCCCTGGGCACG GGAGCTGTGCCCACGAAGAGTTCCACTGTGACCAGCTCGTCTGCCTGCTGCCTGACTCAGTATGTGACGGTTTTGCCAACTGTGCCGATGGCAGTGACGAGACTAACTGTAGTGCCAAGCTCTTGG GGTGTGGGGGGAATCTGACCGGGCTGCAGGGCACCTTCTCCACGCCCAGTGACCTACAGCAGCACCCTCACCAACAG CTTTGCACCTGGCATATCTCCGTGCCTGTTGGACATGGCATAGAACTCCAATTCTGGAACTTCAGCCTGGAAGCACAGGACGAGTGCAAGTTTGACTACGTGGAGGTGTATGagaccagcagctcaggagccctcagcctcctgggcag GTTCTGTGGAGCAGAGACACCTCCACATCTCGTCTCCTCGCATCATGAACTGGCTGTGCTCTTCCGGACAGACCATAGCATCAGCAGCGGGGGCTTCTCCGCCACCTTCAAGGCCTTCAATGCCACAGAGA ACCCCTGTGGACCCAGAAAGTTCTTGTGCCAGAATGGAGGGTGTAGGGATCTGCAGTGGATGTGTGACTTGTGGAGAGACTGTATAGATGGCAACAATGACAAGAACTGCAGCAGTCCCTTGCTCCCACCCCCAG AGCTGGCCTGTGAGCCTATCCAGGTGGAGATGTGCATCGGTCTGAGTTACAACACCACGGCCTTCCCTAACATCTGGGTGGGCATGGCCACCCAGGAGGAGGTGGTAGATGTCCTCAGAGGCTACAAG AGCCTAACAAGCCTTCCCTGCTACCAGAATTTTCGGAGGCTCCTTTGTGGGCTGCTTGTGCCCCGCTGCACCCTGCTGGGCAGTGTCCTTCCCCCTTGCCGCTCTGTctgccaggaggcagagagacagtGCCAATCTGGCCTGGCACTACTGGGCACCCCCTGGCCCTTCAACTGCAACAGGCTGCCTGAGGCAGCTGGTTTGGAAGCCTGTGCACAGCCCTGA
- the C1qtnf5 gene encoding complement C1q tumor necrosis factor-related protein 5 isoform X2 yields the protein MRPLLALLLLSLASGSPPLEDNKIPSLCPGHPGLPGTPGHHGSQGLPGRDGRDGRDGLPGTPGEKGEGGRPGLPGPRGEPGPRGEAGPMGATGPAGECSVPPRSAFSAKRSESRVPPPADAPLPFDRVLVNEQGHYDATTGKFTCQVPGVYYFAVHATVYRASLQFDLVKNGESIASFFQFFGGWPKPASLSGGAMVRLEPEDQVWVQVGVGDYIGIYASIKTDSTFSGFLVYSDWHSSPVFA from the exons ATGAGGCCTCTCCTCGCCCTGTTGCTCCTGAGCCTGGCGTCCGGCTCGCCCCCACTGGAAGATAACAAGATCCCCAGCTTGTGCCCGGGCCACCCGGGCCTTCCAGGCACACCGGGTCACCATGGCAGCCAGGGCCTGCCTGGCCGCGACGGCCGCGATGGCCGCGACGGCTTGCCCGGGACTCCCGGCGAGAAAGGCGAGGGCGGGAGGCCGG GACTGCCGGGGCCGCGTGGGGAACCCGGGCCGCGAGGAGAGGCGGGACCCATGGGGGCAACCGGGCCTGCAGGCGAGTGCTCTGTGCCTCCGCGCTCCGCCTTTAGCGCTAAGCGCTCTGAGAGCCGGGTGCCTCCGCCTGCCGATGCGCCCCTACCCTTTGACCGCGTGCTGGTGAACGAGCAGGGACATTACGACGCCACCACCGGCAAATTCACCTGCCAAGTGCCGGGGGTCTACTACTTCGCAGTCCATGCCACCGTCTACCGGGCCAGTCTGCAGTTCGATCTGGTCAAAAACGGCGAGTCCATCGCTTCTTTCTTCCAGTTTTTCGGAGGGTGGCCCAAGCCAGCCTCGCTCTCCGGGGGTGCCATGGTGAGACTGGAGCCAGAGGACCAGGTGTGGGTGCAGGTGGGCGTGGGTGATTACATTGGCATCTATGCCAGCATCAAGACAGACAGCACCTTCTCTGGATTTCTTGTCTACTCCGACTGGCACAGCTCTCCAGTCTTTGCTTAG
- the Rnf26 gene encoding E3 ubiquitin-protein ligase RNF26: protein MEAVYLVVNGVGLVLDVLTLVLDLNFLLVSSLLASLAWLLAFIYNLPHTVLTSLLHLGRGVLLSLLALMEALVRFTFGGLQALCTLLYSCCSGLESLKLLGHLASHGALRSREILHRGILNVVSNGHSLLRQACDICTIAMSLVAYVINSLVNICLIGTQNLFSLVLALWDTVTGPLWRMTDVVAAFLAHISSSAVAMAILLWTPCQLVLELLASAARLLASFVLVNITGLVLLACVLAVTVTVLHPDFTLRLVTRALSQLHTWPSYHRLREDVVRLSRLALGLEAWRQVWSRSLQLASWPYRGGAPGAPQGGPRRVFSTRTQGQDTLPEAGPRSEAEEEEVSTIRVTPARGRERLNEEESTAGQDPWKLLKEQEERKKCVICQDQSKTVLLLPCRHLCLCQACTEILMRHPVYHRNCPLCRRGILQTLNVYL, encoded by the coding sequence ATGGAGGCTGTGTACCTGGTAGTGAATGGGGTGGGCCTGGTGCTGGACGTGCTGACCTTGGTGTTGGATCTCAACTTCCTGCTCGTGTCCTCCCTCCTggcttccctggcctggctcctggccTTCATCTACAACCTGCCACACACGGTACTGACTAGTCTTCTGCACTTGGGCCGAGGTGTCCTGCTTTCACTGCTGGCCTTGATGGAAGCCTTGGTCCGGTTCACCTTTGGGGGCTTGCAGGCCTTGTGTACTCTGCTGTATAGCTGCTGCTCTGGCCTTGAGAGCCTGAAGCTCCTGGGGCACCTGGCATCTCATGGGGCATTACGGAGCCGGGAAATACTGCACAGGGGTATCCTCAATGTGGTCTCCAATGGCCATTCTTTGCTGCGCCAGGCCTGTGACATCTGTACTATTGCTATGAGCCTGGTGGCCTATGTGATCAACAGCCTGGTCAACATCTGCCTCATTGGCACTCAGAACCTCTTCTCCCTGGTGCTGGCCCTCTGGGATACAGTTACGGGCCCTCTGTGGAGGATGACGGATGTGGTGGCTGCCTTCCTGGCCCATATTTCCAGCAGTGCTGTGGCCATGGCCATCCTCCTTTGGACCCCCTGCCAACTAGTATTGGAACTGCTGGCCTCAGCTGCCCGACTCCTGGCCAGCTTTGTACTTGTCAATATCACTGGCCTGGTGTTACTGGCTTGTGTGCTTGCAGTGACAGTGACTGTGTTGCACCCAGACTTCACCCTGAGACTGGTCACCCGAGCACTCAGTCAGCTTCATACCTGGCCATCATACCATCGACTGCGAGAGGACGTTGTCAGGCTGTCTCGCCTAGCCCTGGGCTTGGAGGCCTGGCGCCAAGTATGGAGCCGCAGCCTACAGCTGGCGAGCTGGCCATACCGGGGAGGGGCACCAGGGGCCCCTCAGGGTGGCCCTAGGAGGGTATTTTCAACCAGGACCCAGGGACAGGACACTCTTCCTGAAGCAGGGCCCAGATCagaggcagaagaggaggaggtcAGTACCATAAGAGTGACACCTGCCCGGGGCCGGGAGAGGCTCAATGAGGAAGAGTCTACAGCTGGGCAAGACCCGTGGAAGTTGCTAAAGGAGCAAGAGGAGCGGAAGAAGTGCGTCATCTGCCAGGACCAGAGCAAGACTGTGCTGCTTCTGCCCTGCAGGCACCTGTGCTTATGCCAGGCCTGCACTGAAATCCTGATGCGCCACCCCGTCTACCACCGCAACTGCCCGCTTTGCCGCCGGGGTATTCTGCAGACCCTCAATGTCTACCTCTGA
- the C1qtnf5 gene encoding complement C1q tumor necrosis factor-related protein 5 isoform X1, which translates to MAVGWGPVGLSKGGERGGCQNSGFRLQPCPTHRRREDTGARAPGAGIMRPLLALLLLSLASGSPPLEDNKIPSLCPGHPGLPGTPGHHGSQGLPGRDGRDGRDGLPGTPGEKGEGGRPGLPGPRGEPGPRGEAGPMGATGPAGECSVPPRSAFSAKRSESRVPPPADAPLPFDRVLVNEQGHYDATTGKFTCQVPGVYYFAVHATVYRASLQFDLVKNGESIASFFQFFGGWPKPASLSGGAMVRLEPEDQVWVQVGVGDYIGIYASIKTDSTFSGFLVYSDWHSSPVFA; encoded by the exons ATGGCAGTGGGGTGGGGACCGGTTGGGCTGAGCAAGGGTGGAGAGCGAGGCGGGTGCCAGAATTCTGGGTTCCGACTCCAGCCCTGCCCGACCCACAGACGACGAGAGGACACCGGCGCTCGGGCTCCCGGTGCCGGCATCATGAGGCCTCTCCTCGCCCTGTTGCTCCTGAGCCTGGCGTCCGGCTCGCCCCCACTGGAAGATAACAAGATCCCCAGCTTGTGCCCGGGCCACCCGGGCCTTCCAGGCACACCGGGTCACCATGGCAGCCAGGGCCTGCCTGGCCGCGACGGCCGCGATGGCCGCGACGGCTTGCCCGGGACTCCCGGCGAGAAAGGCGAGGGCGGGAGGCCGG GACTGCCGGGGCCGCGTGGGGAACCCGGGCCGCGAGGAGAGGCGGGACCCATGGGGGCAACCGGGCCTGCAGGCGAGTGCTCTGTGCCTCCGCGCTCCGCCTTTAGCGCTAAGCGCTCTGAGAGCCGGGTGCCTCCGCCTGCCGATGCGCCCCTACCCTTTGACCGCGTGCTGGTGAACGAGCAGGGACATTACGACGCCACCACCGGCAAATTCACCTGCCAAGTGCCGGGGGTCTACTACTTCGCAGTCCATGCCACCGTCTACCGGGCCAGTCTGCAGTTCGATCTGGTCAAAAACGGCGAGTCCATCGCTTCTTTCTTCCAGTTTTTCGGAGGGTGGCCCAAGCCAGCCTCGCTCTCCGGGGGTGCCATGGTGAGACTGGAGCCAGAGGACCAGGTGTGGGTGCAGGTGGGCGTGGGTGATTACATTGGCATCTATGCCAGCATCAAGACAGACAGCACCTTCTCTGGATTTCTTGTCTACTCCGACTGGCACAGCTCTCCAGTCTTTGCTTAG